Below is a window of Halolamina sp. CBA1230 DNA.
CTCTGCGTTCTTTCGCTGCTCGCCCGCCAGTCGCTACTCCGCCCAGTCGGGGTCGGTCCGCGGCGGGGCGAACACGTCGATCCCGACGACGGTCTCGTCGCCCCGGTTCTCCGCGGCGTGGACCTCGTCGCCGAGCAGGGTGTAGGACTCGCCAGCGCCGACGACCATCTCCTCGCCGTTTTCGAGCACGAACGTGAGTTCGCCCTGCGTGATCAGGCCGGCCTGTTCGTGGTGGTGGCTGTGGGAGGGGACCTCGGCGCCGGGTTCGATGCGGAAATGTTGGACGCTCGTTTCGTCGCCGCTGGCGCCGATCGTGAGGTGGACGTCGTCGACGGCTTCGACGAAATCGTCGTCGTTCGGTGTGTAGATGTCCATGTGGGTGTGTGGCGCGGCGAGGCGTATAGTTCCTGAGTTCCCGGCTATTCGTTTGGTGGATCGCTCGGTTCGTTGTTGTGAGCGGAGTCCTGGCGGTTCACGACTGGAACGACGACCGCGACAGCAACAGCATCTCGACGCGTGGCTACTGCGACGGCAACCGCAACAGCATCTCGAAGCATGACCACTTGTGACCGCACCGCCCCGCACAGCCCACAGACCTCCCCAACCGACTCGTTCGCTCCCGCTGGTCGCTCACTCGTCCCTCGCGCTCGGTTCGCGTCCGTCGACGCGAACGCTTCGCGCCGACAGCGACCGTGGTGCGGTGGCGGTGGACGCCTCGCCGGCGCCGACGGTCGGCGTCACCAGAACGCTCCGCGTTCTGGTTGGCAGACGAGAATCTCCGATTCTCGTCGACGCCCGCGGGGGGAGGGGTGGGGACTCCATGCTGTGCCGGGCCTCGTGCCCGGCACCCTGCAGTCACAAGTAGTCATGCTCGCTCCGCGGTCGCGTTCGCGGTTGCTGTGCGGTCCCGACGAACACCCACTCGAGAAAACCCGGGAATCGAATCGCGCGAACCCACTCACTCCAACAACTCAGACGGCGGCGACTGCCAGTCACTCGCCGAATCCCGCGGCTCGTACCCCAGAAGCTCCTTCGTGTGCTCCAGATCGAACCAGCTCCGGGGGTTGTCGCTCGTCGCGAAGAAGATCCCGAACTCGGTCTCCTCGTCGGTCAAACAGAGATCCACCAACTGCGCCCAGTCACGCAGCGAGAGCCACGTTCCCTTCAGCCGCTTGACCTGCTCCGTGTACGCCTCGCTCCCGCGCTCCCAATCCCCACGCTCGACACCCCGCTCCGCGTCGCCGTAGGGGTTGTCGTAGGGGCCCGTCCGAACGCTCGCGATCCGGGCGGCGTAGAAGCGCTTCGGGTACTCACGCTGTTCCACGTAGTACCGACCCAGATCCTCGCCGTACGCCTTCGAGACACCGTAGTAGGAGTCCGGCCGCTCGTCGTCGTCGACGGTGACGGTCGTGTCGTCGTCGAGTTCGTACACGTCGGGCTTGCCCTCCTCCTCCCACATCCCGGCGGCGTGGATCGAGGAGGCGAACAGCACGCGCTCCACCTCGGCGTCCGCGGCGGCTTCGAGCACGTTCCGGGTCCCGACGAGGTTGCTCCGCTCGACGGACTCCCACGACGCCGAGACCGAGGGGTTGGCGGCGAGGTTGACCACCGCGTCCACGCCGTCGAACGCCGGGCGGATCGCCTCGTACGACGAGATGTCGGCGACGTGGTCCACGTCCGGGGCGTCCTCGCGGTCGAGGTAGACGAACTCGTGATCCGACTCTGCCGTGTCCAACTGCTGCTTGATTCCCGAGGCGACGCGACCCTCCGAGCCAGTGACCAGCACGCGCATACCCGGAGGTGGGCGGAGACCGAGATAAGGGTCGGGATGGCCCGACGACCCGCGGCGAGCGGAGGATTCATACCCGATAGCGCACCACCTCCGGCCATGTATGCGGTCGTCGGCTGCACCGAGTGTGGCACCTACTGGCTGCTCACGGACCCTCGCGAGAGCGACTCCGCGACCTGCCCCAAATGTGGCCGCCGCCACCAGACGAAGAAGCTCAACCGCTTCTACGAGACCGACGACCGCGAGGCCGCCCGGGAAGCCCGCGCAGCACTCCTCGCGAAGAAACACGGCGATAGCGCCGCGTTCGACGACGTGGCCCACGTCTCCGAACTCGAAGAGCGCGTCGAGGAGAGCGGCCTGTCCGAGCGCGACTACCTCGAACAGTCCGGCATCGACCCCGACGAAGTGCAGGACGTGGGCGACACCACCCAGGAACCCTCGCGGAGTCGGGACGAGAAGGTCCGCGACGCGGTTCGAGAGGGTGGCACCGAGGCGGAGATCATCGAGCGGGCCGTCGAGGACGGCGTTCCGCGGGGGGCGGCGGAGAAACTGCTGGAGAAGCTCCGTCGGCAGGGGGAAGTGATCCAGTCCGGCGGGGAGTTGCGGTTGGTGTAGCGGTTCGCGGTGGCGCGTGACGTGAGCAGGGCGAGACCGAAGGTCTCGCTGGCAGTGCGGGCGACGCGTGGGTCGCCCGCACGACGCCTCCGTGCACGAACGAGCGCGCGAGGTCTTCGCGAGTGGAACGAGCGAGGGCACGAGAGAGCTTGCTCTCTCGGAGGACGAACGAGCGTCAGCGAGTGAGTCGGCTGGGGAGGGGTGGCCACGGAGCGGTGCGGTCGCAAGTAGTCAACGACCGAGCTGCTGTTGCTGTCGCGGTTGCTGTCTACCGATCACGTTCCGCTTCCAAAACAGAGGCTTACCCGATCACCTACCGACCCAACTCGGCGTGCGCACTCGACAGATTGCGCGACGCCAGCGCCGACAGCAGCGACAACTCACCCGCGAGCGCCCCCGTCGCGACACACTCCGCGAGCGCGTCGGCGTTCGAGCCCGCCGGATCCCCACCGCCGCGGATCCCCAGCACGTCCAGCCCCTCGGACTGCGTCGGGAGCTTCGTCCCGCCGCCGACCGTCCCCACTTCGATCGACGCGAGCGAGACCGCGGCGTACAGCCCGTCCTCCCGCGCCTCGACGGAGACGATCCCGTTGCTCCCCTCGACGACCTGGGCGGCGTCCTGCCCGGTCGCGAGATAGATCGCGGCGACGACGTTCGCGACTTGCGCGTTGAACCCCAGACTGCCCGCCTTCGCGCTGCCGATCAGGTTCTTGCGTGTGTTCACCTCCGCGACCGCCTCGGGCGTCGTCTTCAGCGTCTCCTCAACGAACTCTCGGGGGAGCAGCACCTCCGCGGTGACGCTGCGCCCGCGCCCCTCGACGGCGTTGATCGCGGCGGGCTTCTTGTCCGTACAGAGGTTCCCCGAGAGCGCGACCAGGGAGGCGTCGGTCTCGGCCTCGATCACGTCGCAGGCCTCGCCGGTCGCGATGGTGGCCATGTTCATCCCCATCGCGTCGGCGGTGTCGTAGCGGAACCGCAGGAACACGTTGTCGCCGACGACGTACGGCGTCACGTCGAGCAGTTTCCCGTGGCTCGTGGTCGACTCCGCGGCCTCCCGGAGCGTGTCGGTGTTCTCCCGGACCCACTCCGCGAGCGCCTGTGACTCGGCGATCCCGCTCGTCCGGAACACGGGCGCGCGGGTCATCCCCTGCTTCGTCACGCGGGCCGTCGCGCCGCCGGCGTCGTCGATGACCGACAGCCCGCGATTGACGGAGGCCAGCAGCGCGCCCTCGGTGGTCGCCAGCGGGAGGTACGTCTCGCCCTCGAACGCGCCGCCGTCGATGGTAACGGGGCCGGCGACGCCCATCGGGATCTGGGCGGCGCCGATCATGTTCTCGATGTTGCTGCCCGCCGCCTCGTCGGCCGGGAAGCTGTACTCGCCGGTCGTCTCCAGTTCGGCGTCGGAGTGGTTCTCGACGACCAGCCGCCGGGCTGCGGCGGCGGTGTCGGCGTCGGCGTGGTCCTCGAGTTCGTACAGCCGCAGGTCGCCGCTCTCGACCCGCGCGGCGAGCGATTCGGCGGCGTCGGCGTCGACGCGGTCGGTCATGGCTCGGGGTTCCGGTGGCGCGGGCAAACCGTTACCGATCCGTGGCGGGGTTGCCGATGTGGGTGGCAGCGTCGCCGACAGAAAGCGTATGCCGGCCCCGGGCGTCGACCCAGTCATGCCCTCCCGACGACAACTGCTCGCCGCGTCGGTGCCGCTGCTCTCCGCGACGGCGGGCTGTCTCGGCGGTGATGCACCGGACGTGAGGCTGGTCAACGAACTCGAACGTGAGGTGTGGGTCCGGGTCACGATCGAACGCGAGAGCGACGGGGAACAGGTGTTCCGGCGAACGATCGAACTCCCGACGGTCGGCGACGATGAGGAGACGTTCCAAAGCCCGGTTGGCGACCCCGACGCCGAACACACGATGCACGTACTCGTAAAGAACGCCCCGGAGTCGACGGAACGCTTCGCTGACACGCTCAGTGAGCCGTTCTCCCCGGAGATCACGTCGGTGTGGATCCGAATTCGGTCGGAGGGGATCCAGTTCTCCCAGGTAACCACGTAGCCCGCCCCGGCATCGACGGCTCCCCGACCGCCCCCGTCCCGCGGTGGCCACGCCTGCGGGACCGCCCCCGTCCCACGGTACCCGCGCCCGCGGGACCGCCCGCTTCCCGAACGGTTTTGCCCGATCCGGCCCGTCCTCCGGCAATGACCGAGGCCGCCGACACCGTCTTCCGCGACGGCGAGATCCACACGCTGACTACCCCCGACGAGACGTACGAGGCCGTCGCGGTCCGGGACGGCGAGATCGTCCGACTGGGCTCGACCTACGACGTGGAGTTCCTCGTCGGCACCGACACCGACACCATCGACCTCGACGGTCGCGTTCTCCTGCCGGGGTTCATCGACGCCCACACCCACCTCACCACCGTCGGGAAGTACCTCGTCCACGCGGACCTCTCGGTGGCCGAGGACTTGGACGAGGCAGTCTCACTGCTCCGCGAACGCGCCACGGAGACCGACGGCCCGGACGACTCGGCGTGGATCCGCGGCTACGGCTACGACGAGAGCACGTGGCCCGAGGACCGCTACCTCGATCGTGAGGACCTCGACGCCGTCAGCGAGGAGCGTCCGGTCGTCGCGTTCCGCGAGGACATGCACGTCGCCTCCGTCAACAGCGTCGTGATCGACCGCTACGAGGCGGAGATGGCCGCGGAGAACGTCCACCACGAAGGAGCGGAGCCCACGGGCGTGCTCGTCGAGGACGCGGTGAACGTCGTCACCGAGGCGGTCGCGCCCGACGCCGAGGAGACGGGTCGACTCGTCGCGGCCGCGCAGGCTCGCGCGAACGAACTCGGCGTCACCGGCGTCCACGACATGGTCCGGGGCTCCTACGCGCCCGAGGTGTACCGCGACATGGATCTCGCCGAGGAGCTCTCGCTACGGGTCCGGATCAACTACTGGTCGGACCACCTCGACGCCCTCATCGAGACCGGCCTGCGGACGAACCACGGCTCCGGGATGGTCCGCGTCGGCGCGATCAAATCCTTCACCGACGGCAGCTTCGGCGGTCGCACCGCGAAGCTCTCCGAACCCTACCACGACGACACCGACGAGTACGGCTCGTGGGTCGTCGATCCCGAGGAACTGAACGAGATCGTCCAGAAGGCCGACGAGGCGGGGTTTCAGGTCACAGCCCACGCGATCGGCGACGAGGCCATCGATGCAGTGCTGGACGCGTTCGAGCAGACCGACGATCCGGACGGGATGCGCCACCGCGTCGAGCACGTCGAACTCGCCTCCGAGGAGGCGATCGAACGCTTCGGCGAGATGGGCGTCGTCGCCTCCGTTCAGCCGAACTTCCTCAAGTGGGCGAAAGAGGGCGGGCTGTACGAGTCCCGGCTGGGCGCGCGCCGGACCGAAACGAATCGCTACGCGCTGCTGGACGGCGCGGGCGCGCCGCTCGCCTTCGGCTCGGACTGCATGCCCATGGATCCGCTGCTCGGCGTCCACCACGCGGTCAACACCGATGTCGACACCCAGCGACTCGCCGTGACGGAGGCGCTGCGGGCGTACACGCTCGGCGCGGCGTACGCGGGGTTCGACGAGGGGCGGCTGGGCACCGTCGAGACCGGAAAGCTCGCGGACTTCACCGTGCTCGATCGGTCGCCGTGGGAGTACGAGGCGGAGATCCGTGACATCGACGTGGCGATGACGGTCGTCGACGGCGACGTGGCCTACGACGACCGGTAGCGGCGTCAACTCCCGGCCATGCCGGCCCGCGTCGACAGCACGGTCGTCGCCGTCCCGCCGAGCAGCAGCACGAACCAGTACGTACAGAGCCGGACACAGAACGCGATCACGGCCGCGGCCGCGAGGTCGATCCCCCCGAGCGTGACGAACCCGGCGGCCAGCACCACCTCGACGCCGCCGATCCCGCCCGGGACCGGGAGGAGGTTCAGGAAGTCGCTCACCGGAACGGCGACGAACGCGACCGCGAGCGCGACCGGCGTCCCCAGCGCCGCGCTCGTGGTGACCGCCGGCAGACAGAGCAGCGCCCACCCCAGCACCGACAGCGCCGCCGCGAGCACCACCCGACGCGGGTCCTCGCGGATCAGTCGCCGCGCCTCGTCGAACTCGCCGAGCCCCCGCTGGATCGCTTCGCGGCTCGTCTTCGTCGCGACGACCCGGGAGAGCCGGCCGAGCGTTCGGTTGATCGCCGCTGCGAGGCCGTGGGCGATCCGATCCACGTCCACGTCGCCGACG
It encodes the following:
- a CDS encoding DUF5817 domain-containing protein — protein: MYAVVGCTECGTYWLLTDPRESDSATCPKCGRRHQTKKLNRFYETDDREAAREARAALLAKKHGDSAAFDDVAHVSELEERVEESGLSERDYLEQSGIDPDEVQDVGDTTQEPSRSRDEKVRDAVREGGTEAEIIERAVEDGVPRGAAEKLLEKLRRQGEVIQSGGELRLV
- a CDS encoding amidohydrolase, which codes for MTEAADTVFRDGEIHTLTTPDETYEAVAVRDGEIVRLGSTYDVEFLVGTDTDTIDLDGRVLLPGFIDAHTHLTTVGKYLVHADLSVAEDLDEAVSLLRERATETDGPDDSAWIRGYGYDESTWPEDRYLDREDLDAVSEERPVVAFREDMHVASVNSVVIDRYEAEMAAENVHHEGAEPTGVLVEDAVNVVTEAVAPDAEETGRLVAAAQARANELGVTGVHDMVRGSYAPEVYRDMDLAEELSLRVRINYWSDHLDALIETGLRTNHGSGMVRVGAIKSFTDGSFGGRTAKLSEPYHDDTDEYGSWVVDPEELNEIVQKADEAGFQVTAHAIGDEAIDAVLDAFEQTDDPDGMRHRVEHVELASEEAIERFGEMGVVASVQPNFLKWAKEGGLYESRLGARRTETNRYALLDGAGAPLAFGSDCMPMDPLLGVHHAVNTDVDTQRLAVTEALRAYTLGAAYAGFDEGRLGTVETGKLADFTVLDRSPWEYEAEIRDIDVAMTVVDGDVAYDDR
- a CDS encoding cupin domain-containing protein, whose protein sequence is MDIYTPNDDDFVEAVDDVHLTIGASGDETSVQHFRIEPGAEVPSHSHHHEQAGLITQGELTFVLENGEEMVVGAGESYTLLGDEVHAAENRGDETVVGIDVFAPPRTDPDWAE
- a CDS encoding lysylphosphatidylglycerol synthase transmembrane domain-containing protein codes for the protein MSNARHRLSVVAGLLAGLLALALFGWFVGVEQVAATVAELDPVPFALGFVAVVGAVGSQFLALTVLLGVRPSLGGALAYLRGVYGRQLLPVGNVAGPVLIAYSMRSATGIRTDRALPATIIAQAATFLGSTVVALAGSTVLVAGGRTGLLPLAAMFGVATAGWLALLAAFVGDVDVDRIAHGLAAAINRTLGRLSRVVATKTSREAIQRGLGEFDEARRLIREDPRRVVLAAALSVLGWALLCLPAVTTSAALGTPVALAVAFVAVPVSDFLNLLPVPGGIGGVEVVLAAGFVTLGGIDLAAAAVIAFCVRLCTYWFVLLLGGTATTVLSTRAGMAGS
- the hmgA gene encoding hydroxymethylglutaryl-CoA reductase (NADPH), with the protein product MTDRVDADAAESLAARVESGDLRLYELEDHADADTAAAARRLVVENHSDAELETTGEYSFPADEAAGSNIENMIGAAQIPMGVAGPVTIDGGAFEGETYLPLATTEGALLASVNRGLSVIDDAGGATARVTKQGMTRAPVFRTSGIAESQALAEWVRENTDTLREAAESTTSHGKLLDVTPYVVGDNVFLRFRYDTADAMGMNMATIATGEACDVIEAETDASLVALSGNLCTDKKPAAINAVEGRGRSVTAEVLLPREFVEETLKTTPEAVAEVNTRKNLIGSAKAGSLGFNAQVANVVAAIYLATGQDAAQVVEGSNGIVSVEAREDGLYAAVSLASIEVGTVGGGTKLPTQSEGLDVLGIRGGGDPAGSNADALAECVATGALAGELSLLSALASRNLSSAHAELGR
- a CDS encoding NAD(P)-dependent oxidoreductase, with translation MRVLVTGSEGRVASGIKQQLDTAESDHEFVYLDREDAPDVDHVADISSYEAIRPAFDGVDAVVNLAANPSVSASWESVERSNLVGTRNVLEAAADAEVERVLFASSIHAAGMWEEEGKPDVYELDDDTTVTVDDDERPDSYYGVSKAYGEDLGRYYVEQREYPKRFYAARIASVRTGPYDNPYGDAERGVERGDWERGSEAYTEQVKRLKGTWLSLRDWAQLVDLCLTDEETEFGIFFATSDNPRSWFDLEHTKELLGYEPRDSASDWQSPPSELLE